Proteins from a genomic interval of Trifolium pratense cultivar HEN17-A07 linkage group LG6, ARS_RC_1.1, whole genome shotgun sequence:
- the LOC123892842 gene encoding probable acetyltransferase TAP2, which produces MLTLNLNALPSSSFKIVPFHANYPLYTQTQLLIPTNLNYPFTNTATRKFKTFQLKAGFWESIKSGMRKNNTTQVIDPESTDEEDEEPLPQEFVLVEKTEPDGTIEQIIFSSGGDIDVYDLQALCDKVGWPRRPLAKLAAALKNSYMVACLYSVRKSPGSEGNEQKLLIGMARATSDHAFNATIWDVLVDPGYQGQGLGKTLVEKLIRALLQRDIGNITLFADSKVVEFYRNLGFEADPEGIKGMFWYPNQ; this is translated from the exons ATGCTAACTCTCAATCTCAATGCTCTTCCTTCTTCTTC GTTCAAAATTGTACCTTTTCATGCCAATTATCCACTCTATACTCAAACTCAGTTATTAATTCCCACTAATCTTAATTACCCTTTTACTAATACAg CAACCAGAAAGTTCAAGACTTTTCAGCTCAAGGCTGGATTTTGGGAATCAATTAAATCTGG GATGAGAAAGAATAACACCACGCAGGTCATTGATCCGGAGTCAACAgatgaagaagacgaagaaccTCTACCTCAAGAGTTTGTGCTTGTTGAAAAGACTGAACCTGATGGAACAATTGAACAAATAATATTCTCGTCGGGTGGAGATATTGATGTTTATGATCTTCAAGCCCTCTGCGACAAG GTAGGGTGGCCTCGTAGGCCATTGGCAAAATTAGCCGCTGCTTTGAAAAATAGCTATATGGTGGCCTGTTTGTATTCTGTACGAAAGTCACCAGGGTCAG AGGGGAATGAACAAAAGTTATTAATCGGCATGGCTCGTGCTACATCAGACCATGCCTTCAATGCGACAATTTGGGATGTTCTCGTTGATCCTGGCTACCAG GGCCAAGGTCTTGGTAAAACTCTTGTAGAGAAACTGATTCGAGCTCTTTTGCAAAGGGACATTGGTAATATAACTTTGTTTGCAGATAGTAAAG TTGTGGAATTTTATCGCAATTTAGGTTTTGAAGCTGATCCGGAGGGCATAAAAGGGATGTTCTGGTACCCAAATCAATGA